CAGCCGGTGGTCAACGCCGGCGGCGGCCTGCTGGTCGACGACGCGGCCCTCACCCCGGAGTGGGTACAGGCCAACGTCCTTCCGGTGCTGTCCGATCCGCACCGATTGTATGAAATGTCACGCGCCGCCGCGGAGTTCGGTCGGCGCGACGCCGACGACCTGCTCGTCGGCATGGTGTACGAGGCGATTGCCGCACGCCGCCAGGCGTGAGGCGGGGCGGGCCCGGGGTGTGCGCCCCGGGCCCGGCGAAGGAGCGAGCGTGGCCGGACCGACGACCGCCCAGCGCGGTTCAGGGCAGCAGGCGGACACCCCGGCGCGCGCGCCGCACGCCGGCCCCGGAAGGGGCGGGGTCGCCCGCCGCAGGATGCTGGTCCTCGGTGCGGCCGGGGCCGCCCTGCTCGCGGGGGGCGTGGCCTGGGCGCTGTGGGGGTCCTCCTGGCTCCGGCTGGAGCAGGTCGGCGTCAGCGGGACCGGCGTCCTCTCCCCGGCCGAGGTGGAAGCGGCGGCGGCGGCTCCGGTCGGCTCGCCGCTGATCGCCGTGGACACCGACTCCCTGGAGCAGCGGCTGCGGCGGAAACTCCCCCGAATCGACACCGTGGACGTCACGCGTTCCTGGCCGCACGGAATCGACATCGAGGTGACCGAGCGAAAGCCGGTCCTTCTACTGAAAAAAGGCGCAAAGTTCACCGAAGTAGACGCCGAGGGCGTGCGGTTCGCGACCGTGGACAAAGCGCCCGAAAGGGTTCCACTGCTGGAATTGTCGCCCGATCGTTCCGCAAGTCTGCGCCGTTTCGGCGGTGACCGTCTGTTGCGGGAGGCGGTCTCGGTCGCCGGCGACCTTCCCGCCGCCGTCGCCCGTGTCACCGAGGCGGTGCGGGTGACCTCGTACGATTCGATCTCGCTGAAGCTGACGGGGGGACGCGAAGTGATCTGGGGCAGTGGTGAACAGGGCGCGGTGAAGGCGAAAGTGCTCACCGCCCTGATGAAAGCCGCACCCAAAGCGGGACACTTCGACGTCAGTGCGCCCACCGCTCCTGCCTCTTCGAAGAGTTGACGGGCATTTGGGCTGACCAGCACCCTGGTTGGTCATCGCTACGGGTGATCACATAGGGTGAAAAGAAAAACGGGAGGTTCGGCGTGTTCGTTGAACGTGCGCCACTTGTCGACTTAGTGTCCTGTTCGGAAGAGTCCAAGAAGCAGACACACTGGTAACCCTAAACTTCAGCGTTAGGGTTTGGGTCGGCGTTCGGACCGTCCCCATCGACATCCGTCGTCGCGGCGGGCCACCGCAGAGCGACGACACGTAAATCGAGGCGAGAGGCCTTCGACGTGGCAGCACCGCAGAACTACCTCGCAGTCATCAAGGTCATCGGTGTCGGCGGCGGTGGTGTCAATGCCATCAACCGAATGATCGAGGTCGGTCTCAAAGGCGTCGAGTTCATCGCGATCAACACGGACGCGCAAGCCCTGTTGATGAGCGACGCCGACGTCAAGCTCGACGTCGGCCGTGAACTCACGCGGGGACTCGGCGCCGGGGCCAACCCGGCAGTCGGTCGCAAGGCGGCAGAGGACCACCGTGAAGAGATCGAGGAGGTCCTCAAGGGGGCCGACATGGTCTTCGTCACCGCAGGAGAGGGCGGCGGCACCGGCACCGGCGGCGCACCCGTCGTCGCCAACATCGCTCGCTCGCTGGGCGCCCTGACGATCGGTGTGGTCACCCGCCCGTTCACCTTCGAGGGCCGTCGGCGCGCGAACCAGGCGGAGGACGGCATCGCCGAGCTCCGCGAAGAGGTCGACACCCTCATCGTCATTCCCAACGACCGGCTGCTGTCCATCTCGGACCGCCAGGTGAGCGTGCTCGACGCGTTCAAGTCGGCCGACCAGGTGCTGCTCTCGGGTGTCCAGGGCATCACCGACCTCATCACCACCCCCGGCCTCATCAACCTCGACTTCGCCGACGTCAAGTCGGTCATGTCCGAGGCGGGTTCGGCGCTCATGGGCATCGGTTCGGCCCGCGGCGACGACCGCGCGGTGGCGGCGGCCGAGATGGCGATCTCCTCGCCCCTCCTGGAGGCGTCCATCGACGGCGCCCGCGGCGTGCTGCTCTCCATCTCCGGTGGCAGCGACCTCGGTCTCTTCGAGATCAACGAGGCCGCCCAACTGGTGAGCGAGGCGGCGCACCCGGAGGCGAACATCATCTTCGGCGCGGTCATCGACGACGCGCTCGGCGACGAGGTGCGGGTCACCGTGATCGCCGCGGGCTTCGACGGCGGCCAGCCGCCGGCCCGCCGCGAGAACGTGATCGGCGCCGGTGCCGCCAAGCGCGAGGAGCCCGCCCCGCCGGCCCGGCCCGAGCCCGTCCGCCACTCGGCCGGACTCGGTTCCGTGCCGGTCCGCGAGGAAGCCCCTGCCCCGGTCGAGGCCGCGCCGGTCACGAACGACGGCTCGCTGCCGCCGGTCTCCCCGCCGCACGTGCCGACGGCTCGTCCCTACCAGGACACCCAGGCCGAAGAGCTGGACGTACCGGACTTCCTGAAGTGATAGACCGGCACCACTCGGGACCCGCGGCCACCGCGGGTCCCGCTCTCACAGCGGTACCCGCAGCGGACCCGTCCGGCGGCGCCGGTGCCCACTTCGCCTTCACCGACCGGTGGGGCGGGGTGAGCACCGGTCCGTACGGGTCGCTGAACCTCGGCGGCGCGGTCGGAGACGACCCCGCCGCCGTGGTCGCGAACAGGGCCCGTGCGGCCGGCGCTCTCGGGCTCGACCCGGAGCGGGTCGTCTGGATGAACCAGGTGCACGGCCGTGCGGTCGCCGTGGTCGACGGGCCCTGGGGCCCGGGCCGCGAGATCCCGGCGGTGGACGCGCTGGTGACCCGCCGTCGGGCGCTGCCGCTCGCCGTGCTCACCGCGGACTGCGTCCCGGTCCTGCTGGCCGACCCCGTCGCCGGGGTCGTCGCGGCGGCGCACGCGGGTCGCCCCGGTCTCGTCGCCGGAGTCGTCCCCGCGGCCGTGGAGGCGATGCTCGCCCTCGGCGCCGACGCTTCCCGGATCGTCGCCCGCACCGGACCTGCGGTCTGCGGCGGTTGCTACGAGGTCCCGGCCGCGATGCGGGACGAGGTCGCCGAGACCGTCCCCGCGGCCCGGGCGGAGACCCGGTGGGGCACGCCGGCGGTGGACGTCGTCGCCGGGGTCCACTCCCAGCTCGACGCTCTCGGCGTGCGGGACGTGCGGCGTTCGCCGTTCTGCACGCGGGAGTCGGACGACCACTTCTCGTACCGGCGCGACCGCACCACCGGACGACTCGCCGGATACGTCTGGCTGGACGGGCCGCTCGAAGAGGGCCACCGGGACGGCGAGGACCACCAGGACGACGAGGGAACGGCATGACGGACCGCAGCAAGGAACTCGCCGACAACCTGGCGCGGGTGGAGGAACGTATCGCCTCCGCCTGTGCCGCGGCCGGCCGGTCGCGGGACGAGGTCACGCTCATCGTGGTCACCAAGACCTATCCCGCGAGCGACGTGCGGATCCTGCACGGACTCGGTGTGCGTCAGGTGGCCGAGAACCGGGACCAGGACGCTGCGCCCAAGGCCGCGGACTGTTCGGATCTGTCGCTTACTTGGCACTTTGTCGGTCAGCTTCAGACCAACAAGGTTCGTTCAGTGACGCGTTATGCCGATGTGGTGCAGTCGATCGACCGGATCAAGCTCGTTTCCGCACTCTCCACGGCTGCCGCCGGAGAGCGGGAGAGTGAACTCGGCTGTCTGATCCAGGTCGCCCTCGACGCCGGCGACGGTGAGCGCGGCGAGCGGGGCGGAGTGGCTCCCGAGGGTGTGGAAGCGCTGGCCGCCGCGGTGGCGGCGGCGCCCGGACTCCGGCTCGACGGCCTGATGACGGTCGCGCCGCTCGCCGGTCCGTACGCGGGACGGCAACGGGCCGCCTTCGGGCGGCTGATGGAAATCTCATCCCGGCTGCGCAGGGACCATCCGGCTGCGAACATGGTCTCCGCGGGGATGAGTTCGGATCTTGAGGACGCCGTCGCGGCCGGAGCGACACATGTACGCGTCGGTACTGCGGTACTCGGAGTCCGACCCCGGCTCGGGTAACGTCGCGAAGCAGGTCGGACCACAGCAGAAAATATGGTCATTCCCGCTCAATACGGGGCAGGCCACCGTGGATCGCTGGCACTTGGCGACGATTGCCGATCCACCACAGAGCGGAGGACTCGGAGCATGGCCGGCGCGATGCGCAAGATGGCGGTCTACCTCGGCCTCGTGGAGGACGATGGGTACGACGGTCCGGGGTTCGACCCCGACGATGAATTCGAACCCGAGCCGGAGCCCGAGCGGGACCGGCGCAGGCATCAGCCCGCGCACCAGGTGGAGCGGGAGCGCGAAAGGGACGAACCGGTACGAGTGGTGCAACCCCCCGCACCGCGCGAGCCAGTTCAGCTCCCCGTCGACAGTGTGCGACCCGCCCGGATCGCACCCGTGGCATCCATCACACCTGAACGCCCCAACCTGGAGAAGAACGCACCCGTGATCATGCCCAAGGTCGTCTCCGAGCGGGAGCCGTACCGCATCACCACGTTGCACCCCCGGACCTACAACGAGGCCCGTACCATCGGGGAACACTTCCGTGAGGGCACCCCGGTGATCATGAATCTCACGGAGATGGACGACACGGATGCAAAGCGACTTGTCGACTTTGCCGCGGGACTCGTCTTCGGGCTTCATGGCAGCATTGAGCGCGTGACGCAGAAGGTGTTCCTGTTGTCGCCTGCTAACGTCGATGTCACGGCGGAGGACAAGGCCCGTATTGCGGAGGGCGGGTTCTTCAACCAGAGCTGAGAACGCGACACGGGAACGACCCGGCCGAGAGGCCGGAGCTACGAGAGCCAGGGGAGGGGAGCGCGGTCATGGGCGTCGCACTCGATGTGGTCAGCGTCGCGCTGATGTGTTTCCTCATCGTGCTGATCTTCCGGCTGGTCATGGACTACGTCTTCCAGTTCGCGCGCTCATGGGAGCCGGGCAAGCCGATGGTGGTGGTTCTCGAGGCCACTTACACGGTCACCGATCCACCACTCAAGCTCCTGCGGCGGTTGATCCCGCCGCTGCGTCTCGGGGGCGTGGCACTCGACCTGTCCTTCTTCGTTCTGATGATCATCGTCTACATCCTGATCGAGCTGTTCAAGTGGCTTGCGAGCAGCGTGTGAACGATACGGTCTTGCCGACTGCCGACGACTACGTAGAGGTGAAGAAGAGATGCCGCTGACCCCCGAGGACGTGCGGAACAAGCAGTTCACGACCGTCCGCCTCCGAGAAGGCTATGACGAGGACGAGGTCGATGCCTTCCTCGACGAGGTCGAGTCCGAGCTGACGCGACTGCTGCGCGAGAACGAGGATCTGCGCGCCAAGCTGGCCGCCGCGACGCGAGCCGCCGCGCAGAACCAGCAGCAGCAGGCCATGCGCAAGCCCCCGGAGCAGCAGCAGGAGAGGCCCGGGGCTCCCGTGCCCGCCGCCATATCGGGTCCGCCGGTCCAGCAGCAGCCCCCGCAGATGGGTCCGCCGCAGCTGCCCGCCGGTCCCAGTGGCCACGGCCCCCAGCAGGGTCAGCACGGCCCCGGTCCGCAGGGCCAGCACGGTCCCGGTCCGATGCAGGGCGGCCCCATGGGCGGCGGGATGGGTGGCCCCATGGGTGGACCCATGGGCCATGCCCCGCAGCAGATGCAGCAGCAGATGCAGCCCATGCAGCAGATGCAGCAGCCCATGCAGCAGATGCAGCAGCCCGGCCAGGGCCCCGGTGGCGACAGTGCCGCCCGTGTCCTCTCGCTGGCGCAGCAGACCGCCGACCAGGCGATCGCGGAGGCCCGTTCCGAGGCCAACAAGATCGTCGGTGAGGCGCGCAGCCGCGCCGAGGGGCTGGAGCGCGACGCGCGGGCGAAGGCCGACGCGCTGGAGCGGGACGCGCAGGAGAAGCACCGCGTGGCGATGGGCTCGCTGGAGTCGGCCCGCGCGACGCTCGAGCGCAAGGTCGAGGACCTGCGTGGCTTCGAGCGCGAGTACCGCACCCGCCTGAAGTCGTACCTGGAGAGCCAGCTGCGTCAGCTGGAGACCCAGGCCGACGACTCGCTGGCTCCGCCGCGGAGCCCGGCGGCCGCGTCGCTGCCGCCGTCGCCCTCGCTGGCTCCGGCCGGTGCCGGTGCGATGGGCCACGGCATGGGCGCCGGCAACCACGGCGGCCCGTCGATGGGTGGCAACCCGTCCATGGGTCCCGGACCGTCCTTCGGTGGGCAGCAGCAGATGTCGCCCGCGATGACGCAGCCGATGGCACCGGTGCGGCCGCAGGCGCCGCAGCCGATGCAGCAGGCTCCGTCGCCGATGCGCGGGTTCCTCATCGACGAGGACGACAACTGACCGGCTCGCGCTCGCTGAGCGCGTAGCCGTCGGCAGGCTGAGGGCCGGGCCCCGGGGAATCTCCCCGGGGCCCGGCCCTTTTCCGTGGACCGGGTGCCGGGCGGCTCCCGGCCGGGGTTCTCGAACCGGCGGGAGGCCGCCCGGAGTTGCGTAAATCAACTCGAATACGAGCGAATCACCCTGTAGTGGGACAGGGATTGCCGGTGTTCCCAGCCGTCCGGGGAACGCCGAAGGCCCGGCGGGAGATCCGCCGGGCCTTCGGAAGGAGCGTGCCGGTCAGTGCTTGCGGAGACGGAAGCTCAAGCCCAGACCCTCGTCCTCGAACGGGGTGCCGTACGAGTCGTCCGCGTCGCCCTGCGCGTAGTCCAGGGCGAGTACCTCGTCCGCGATCAGCGGGGCGTGCTCGGTGAGCGCCTCCACCGTGGCGGCCGAGCCGGACGTCCAGCGCACCGCGATCCGGTCCGCCACGTCCAGGCCGCTGTTCTTGCGGGCCTCCTGGATCAGTCGGATCGCGTCACGGGCGAGGCCCGCGCGGCGCAGCTCCGGGGTGATCTCCAGGTCCAGGGCGACCGTGGCGCCCGAGTCGGACGCCACCGACCAGCCCTCGCGCGGGGTCTCCGTGATGATGACCTCGTCCGGCGTCAGCGAGACCGTTTCGCCGTCCACCTCGACCGACGCGGTGCCCTCGCGCAGCGCCTGCGACAGCGCGGCGGCGTTGGCGTTCGCGACCGCCTTGGCGACCGCCTGCACGCCCTTGCCGAAACGCTTGCCCAGCGCGCGGAAGTTGGCCTTCGCCGTCGTGTCGACCAGCGAGCCCCCCACCTCGGAGAGCGAGGCCAGCGAGGAGACGTTCAGCTCCTCGGTGATCTGCGCGTGCAGATCGGCGGAGAGCGTCTCGAAGCCGGCCGCCGCGACCAGCGCGCGGGACAACGGCTGGCGGGTCTTCACGCCGGACTCGGCGCGGGTGGCCCGGCCGAGCTCCACCAGCCGGCGCACCAGCGCCATCTGCGTGGAGAGCGCGGGGTCGACCGCCGAGGCGTCGGCCACCGGCCACGAGGAGAGGTGCACCGACTCGGGGGCGTCCGGCGTCACCGGGACCACCAGGTCCTGCCAGACCCGCTCGGTGATGAACGGGGTCAGCGGGGCCATCAGCCGGGTCACCGTCTCGACGACCTCGTGCAGCGTGCGCAGCGCCGCCTTGTCGCCCTGCCAGAAGCGGCGGCGCGAGCGGCGGACGTACCAGTTGGACAGGTCGTCGACGAACGAGGAGAGCAGCTTGCCCGCCCGCTGGGTGTCGAAGCCGTCCAGCGCGGTGGTCACCTCGCCCACCAGGGCGTTGAGTTCGCTCAGCAGCCAGCGATCCAGGACCGTGCGGTCCGCCGGCGCCGGGTCGGCCGCCGAGGGCGCCCACTGGGACGTACGGGCGTACAGCGCCTGGAAGGCGACCGTGTTCCAGTACGTCAGGAGCGTCTTGCGGACGACCTCCTGGATGGTGCCGTGGCCGACCCGCCGGGCCGCCCACGGGGAGCCGCCCGCCGCCATGAACCAGCGCACCGCGTCGGCGCCGTGCTGGTCCATCAGCGGGATCGGGTCGAGGGTGTTGCCCAGGTGCTTGGACATCTTCCGGCCGTCCTCGGCGAGGATGTGGCCGAGGCAGACGACGTTCTCGTAGGAGGACTGGTCGAAGACGAGGGTGCCGACCGCCATCAGCGTGTAGAACCAGCCACGTGTCTGGTCGATGGCCTCGGAGATGAACTGCGCCGGGTAGCGGCTCTCGAAGACGTCCTTGTTCTTGTACGGGTAGCCCCACTGCGCGAACGGCATCGAACCCGAGTCGTACCAGGCGTCGATGACCTCGGGGACGCGGTACGCCTCCAGCCGGCAGTCGTCCTCGGTGCAGGTGAACGTGATCGCGTCGACGAACGGGCGGTGCGGGTCGAGGTCCGACTGGTCGCTGCCGGTCAGCTCGGACAGTTCGGCGCGCGAGCCGACACAGGTGAGGTGGCCGTCCTCGCAGCGCCAGATCGGCAGCGGGGTGCCCCAGTAGCGGTTGCGCGAGAGGGCCCAGTCGACGTTGTTGTTCAGCCAGTCGCCGAAGCGGCCGTTCTTCACCGAGTCGGGGAACCAGTTCGTCTTCTCGTTCTCCGCGAGGAGACGGTCCTTGACGGCGGTCGTGCGGATGTACCAGGACGGCTGCGCGTAGTAGAGCAGCGCGGTGTGGCAGCGCCAGCAGTGCGGGTAGCTGTGCTCGTACGGAACGTGGCGGAAGAGCTTGCCCCGGGCGGCCAGGTCCTCGGTGAGGGTCTCGTCGGCCTTCTTGAAGAAGAGCCCGCCGACCAGCGGCAGGTCCTCCTCGAACGTACCGTCCGGGCGCACCGGGTTGACCACCGGCAGACCGTACGCCTTGCAGACCAGGAGGTCGTCGGCGCCGAACGCGGGGGACTGGTGGACCAGGCCCGTACCGTCCTCGGTGGTGACGTACTCGGCGTTGACGACGTAGTGCGCCTCGGCCGGGAACGCGACCAGGTCGAAGGGGCGCTCGTAGGTCCAGCGCTCCATCTCCCGGCCGGTGAAGGACTCGCCGGTGAGCTCCCAGCCCTCGCCGAGCGCCTTCTCCACCAGCGGGCGCGCCACGACGAGACGCTCCTCGCCGTCCGACGCCACGACGTACTCGACGTCGGGGTGGACGGCGACGGCGGTGTTGGAGACCAGCGTCCACGGGGTGGTCGTCCACACCAGCAGCGCCGCCCGGCCGGCCAGCGGGCCGGAGGTGAGGGGGAAGCGGACGAAGACCGACGGGTCGACGACCGTCTCGTACCCCTGCGCGAGCTCGTGGTCCGAGAGGCCGGTGCCGCAGCGCGGGCACCAGGGGGCGACGCGGTGCGACTGGACCAGCAGGTCCTTGTCGAAGATCTTCTTCAGCGACCACCAGACGGAGTCGACGTACTCCGGGTCCATCGTCCGGTACGCGTCGTCCATGTCGACCCAGTACCCCATGCGGGTCGTCAGGTCGGAGAAGGCGTCGGTGTGGCGGGTCACGGACTCACGGCACTTGGCGTTGAACTCGGCGATGCCGTACGCCTCGATGTCCTTCTTGCCGTTGAAGCCCAGCTCCTTCTCGACCGCGAGCTCGACGGGCAGGCCGTGGCAGTCCCAGCCGGCCTTCCGGCCGACGTGGTAGCCCTGCATCGTGCGGAAGCGCGGAAAGACGTCCTTGAAGACACGGGCTTCGATGTGGTGGGCGCCGGGCATGCCGTTGGCGGTCGGCGGACCCTCGTAGAAGACCCACTCGGGGCGGCCTTCGGACTGTTCGAGGCTCTTGGCGAAGACCTTGCCGTCGCGCCAGAAGTCGAGCACGTCGTGCTCCAGCGCGGGCAGGTCGACCTGAGCGGGGACCGGGCGGTACTGCGGCGATGTCATGTTCGGGTTTCCTCCGGCGGACGTCTTCCCACTTCCGTCGGAGGGACGAGAGCGCTGGGCTCCCGCGGTACCACCCTCCTTGGCCCGGGCGCATGCCCCGGCCCCCTCATTGGGGTGCGATGCCGGGTCTACTTGCCTGCCTGCGGCGTTCTTCCGACGGCTCCGGGGTGATCTTCACGACGCGCTCGCCCCCGGGCTTCCACCGACCCCGGGTCGCTCTGGGCTGCGTACGACGCTACTCGTCCCATCCATGCCTCTCGCTGCGCCCAGTGTACGGGGCCTGGGGCGGCACGTCCGACCGGTTTTCGCGCGGGGCGCGCGGGGCCCCTGGACTGACCCGAATGGCGCGTCGGGGGCCCGCGGAACCGGCGGTTCCGTCAGGCGGCGGAATACCCGGCGGGGAGCTGGGCACAACGGATGCAGGCGGGCCGTGTCCGGGTGCGGGGAGGGGTGGCAGGGCGGCGTGCCCCGTTGCCGCGGGTCATGGGTCGATTTATCGTCCCAGCACGATCCGCGAGCAGGATCACCCTAGGTGAAGGGGTCGCGCCCATGGTGGCGAAGAAGACCGTCCGACGGACGTCGTCAGCGGCATCCCCGGACGCGGCGGACGACGGGACGTCCGCCGGGAGCGGGGAGGACACCGCGAGCGGCGCGGAAGCCGGGGGCGGCGCGACGGGGTCGGAGGCGGCCGCGACGAGACCAGCGAAGAAGACGGCCGCCAAGAAGACGGCCGCCAAGAAGGCCGCCGCCAGGAAGACGGCCGCCGCGAAGACCCCGGCGAAGAAAAGCGCGGCCCGCACGACCACGGCGAAGCAGGCCGAACCAGCGGCCACGGAGGCGGCCGACGCCGCCCAGCAGACAGGAGAGCAGACGGTGGCAGCCAAGAAGACCGCGGCCAGGGCCGCGTCCGGCGGACCGAGCGCGAGCGCGGTGCCCCAGGCACGCGTGGCGACCGTACCCGGAGAGCTGGCCGTCCGGCCGGGGGAGGACCCCTGGACGCCGGAGGAGGTCGCCGAGGCGCGGGCGGAACTCACCGGCGAGGCCACCCGGCTCCGCACCGAGCTGGAAGCCTCCGGGGCGGCCCTCGCGGGGCTGATGCGCGACTCCGGCGACGGTGCCGGTGACGACGAGGCCGACACCGGCACCAAGAACATCACCCGCGAGCACGAACTCTCGCTCGCCGCCCACGCCCAGGAGACCCTGGAGCAGACCGAACGTGCCCTGGCCCGCATGGACGCCGGGACCTACGGCCTCTGCGAGGTGTGCGGCAAACCCATCGGCAAGGCACGCATGCAGGCGTTCCCCCGGGCCACCCTCTGCGTGGAGGACAAGCAGAAGCAGGAGAGACGCGGCTGACCGTCCGGGGCGCTCCGTGTCGTACCCTCGTCCTCAATCGGCACCAGGCCGTGTCCGGTCGCCCCACCGGGCGGCCGGGGGTGCGGTACCGGACACGACCCAGGTTGAGGATTCACGTGGCAGAGGCGGAGCGCACCATCGAAACGCCGGAGACTCCCGACGCCCCGGGTGCCGGGGAGACCGGGCCCCTGAAGCCCGCCGACGGCACCGCCCCGGGCGGTGCCGGGGACGGCGCGGCCGACGGCGACACCGCGGCCGGTGCGGCGGACGGCGCCACCGCCGTCACGGGCAAGGGCAGGCGGCGGCTCGTCGCGCTCTTCACCGTGGCCGTCGTGGCCTACCTCCTCGACCTGGTCAGCAAGACGCTCGTCGTCGCGAGACTGGAGCACCACGACCCCGTCGAGATCATCGGCGACTGGCTGAAGCTGGAAGCGGTGCGCAACCCCGGCGCCGCGTTCAGCATGGGCGAGGCCTTCACCGTCGTCTTCACGGTCATCGCCGCGGCGGTGATCGTCGTCATCGTCCGGCTCGCCCGCAAGCTCCGCAGCCTGCCCTGGGCCATCGCCCTCGGCCTGCTGCTCGGCGGGGCGCTCGGCAACCTCACCGACCGCCTCTTCCGCGCTCCGGGCGTCTTCAAGGGCGCGGTGGTGGACTTCATCTCACCGGCCCACTTCGCGGTCTTCAACCTGGCCGACTCCGCCATCGTCTGCGGAGGCATCCTGATCGTGATCCTCTCCTTCCGGGGACTGGACCCGGACGGCACCGTCCACAAGGACTGAGTCCCGCCCGGGAGAGGCCGGAGAAGCTCACCGGTCACAGCACCGGTGGCCGCAAGGCATACTCGACCAGGTGAGTACGTACCCCGAGATCCGAACCCTGCCCGTGCCCGACGGCCTGGAGGGCGAGCGCGTCGACGCCGCCATCTCCCGGATGTTCGGGTTCTCCCGCACCAAGGCCGCCGAGCTGGCCGCCGCCGGAAAGGTGCTGGTGGACGGTTCGGTGGCCGGGAAGTCCGACC
The DNA window shown above is from Streptomyces sp. NBC_00247 and carries:
- the lspA gene encoding signal peptidase II is translated as MAEAERTIETPETPDAPGAGETGPLKPADGTAPGGAGDGAADGDTAAGAADGATAVTGKGRRRLVALFTVAVVAYLLDLVSKTLVVARLEHHDPVEIIGDWLKLEAVRNPGAAFSMGEAFTVVFTVIAAAVIVVIVRLARKLRSLPWAIALGLLLGGALGNLTDRLFRAPGVFKGAVVDFISPAHFAVFNLADSAIVCGGILIVILSFRGLDPDGTVHKD